A genomic window from Silene latifolia isolate original U9 population chromosome 11, ASM4854445v1, whole genome shotgun sequence includes:
- the LOC141610679 gene encoding aquaporin PIP2-2-like, with product MSKDMELAEQQPEYTTKDYHDPPPAPLFDMEELRKWSFYRAIIAEFVATLLFLYITVLTVIGYKSETDLNAGGDQCGGVGILGIAWAFGGMIFILVYCTAGISGGHINPAVTFGLFLARKVSLIRAFAYMVAQCLGAICGVGLVKAFQKAYYVRYGGGANEMAPGYNKGTGLGAEIIGTFVLVYTVFAATDPKRSARDSHVPVLAPLPIGFAVFMVHLATIPITGTGINPARSFGAAVIYNQEKSWNEHWIFWVGPFIGAAIAAFYHQYILRAGAIKALGSFRSSS from the exons ATGAGCAAAGACATGGAGCTAGCAGAGCAACAACCAGAGTACACAACAAAAGACTATCATGACCCTCCACCGGCACCTCTTTTCGACATGGAGGAGTTGAGAAAATGGTCATTTTATAGGGCTATTATAGCGGAGTTTGTTGCCACTCTTCTCTTCTTGTATATAACCGTCCTTACGGTTATTGGTTATAAGAGCGAGACTGACCTTAATGCCGGTGGTGATCAATGTGGTGGTGTTGGTATTCTCGGTATTGCTTGGGCTTTTGGTGGCATGATCTTTATCCTTGTTTACTGCACTGCTGGTATCTCTG GAGGACACATAAACCCGGCAGTGACATTCGGGTTGTTCTTGGCAAGGAAGGTGTCCTTAATAAGGGCTTTTGCATACATGGTAGCTCAATGCCTTGGAGCAATATGTGGAGTAGGTCTAGTGAAAGCCTTCCAAAAGGCATACTATGTAAGGTATGGTGGCGGGGCGAATGAGATGGCACCCGGATATAACAAGGGAACTGGCCTCGGCGCTGAGATTATTGGCACTTTCGTTCTTGTCTACACTGTCTTTGCTGCCACTGACCCTAAGCGATCCGCTAGGGACTCCCATGTTCCG GTGTTGGCACCACTACCTATAGGATTTGCAGTGTTCATGGTTCACTTGGCTACCATCCCAATCACCGGAACCGGTATCAACCCGGCTAGAAGTTTCGGCGCTGCCGTGATCTACAACCAGGAAAAGTCATGGAATGAACAC TGGATTTTCTGGGTGGGACCATTCATTGGAGCAGCAATTGCAGCATTTTATCACCAATATATTCTTAGAGCTGGAGCAATTAAAGCTCTTGGGTCATTTAGGAGCTCTTCCTAA